The following proteins are encoded in a genomic region of Sorangiineae bacterium MSr12523:
- a CDS encoding Ig-like domain-containing protein: protein MKQPGAIVSVSPAENDDNVSVHAPITIEYNVPVQVTPSSVTLSGPNAAVIATTLRVSDDGKTVTVAPIAEVPAPTKLTLTINEIRTREGAIAEKKTWSWTLPAWLRVEAANQIAGEAALWSSPIVAVGSADKIITTVSNKGLTLAQLDGSLNTWSQMGDPLDIPAAPRPSLAFDKDGALVMAYMAPKGPQLPYEIRVRRWSGSAWEPMGQALDDAAGMCPYACFPVIARARDTGQLFVAYTRPVPGEPGPETLVVKTFADGQWKQVGSVVSDSSQGARYLALVIADSGVPFVLYTSEGDTKGTWVKKLSQDGSWATVGSTPNLPNENPAYNNSLALDASGNPAVLGCYGGKYQLRRFDGNQWVGGGENSRAGCGTYESFLASNGSGRLFAFWSSSGVVQAADVTNANWQLLDPTPSSGNLRAGSLTVGPTGIPVIGWAEDNKTIRVRRLNR, encoded by the coding sequence GTGAAGCAACCGGGCGCCATCGTCTCCGTGTCCCCCGCCGAAAACGACGACAACGTCTCAGTCCACGCGCCGATCACGATCGAGTACAACGTGCCCGTCCAGGTCACGCCGTCCTCAGTGACACTGAGCGGGCCCAACGCCGCCGTGATTGCGACCACGTTGCGGGTGTCGGACGATGGGAAGACCGTCACGGTGGCTCCGATCGCGGAGGTCCCAGCGCCGACCAAGTTGACACTGACCATCAACGAGATCCGCACGCGCGAGGGCGCCATCGCGGAGAAGAAGACGTGGAGTTGGACACTGCCGGCTTGGTTGCGGGTGGAGGCAGCGAATCAAATAGCCGGCGAAGCTGCACTGTGGTCATCGCCGATCGTCGCCGTCGGTTCTGCAGACAAGATCATTACAACTGTCTCGAATAAGGGGCTGACCCTCGCCCAGCTCGATGGATCTCTCAACACGTGGTCCCAAATGGGAGACCCCCTCGACATACCGGCGGCTCCCCGCCCATCTTTGGCGTTCGACAAGGACGGCGCGCTGGTGATGGCTTACATGGCCCCGAAGGGGCCGCAGTTGCCGTACGAAATCCGAGTGCGGCGTTGGAGCGGTTCGGCCTGGGAACCCATGGGGCAAGCGCTCGACGACGCCGCTGGCATGTGTCCGTACGCGTGTTTTCCGGTGATTGCGCGGGCACGTGATACGGGGCAGCTATTTGTCGCGTACACTCGCCCGGTGCCGGGAGAGCCTGGGCCCGAGACACTGGTCGTAAAGACGTTTGCAGATGGGCAATGGAAGCAAGTTGGCTCTGTCGTGAGTGATTCGTCGCAGGGCGCCCGATATTTGGCACTCGTAATCGCGGATTCAGGGGTTCCGTTCGTGCTCTACACGAGTGAGGGCGATACGAAGGGGACTTGGGTCAAAAAGCTATCGCAAGATGGGAGCTGGGCCACGGTGGGAAGTACACCAAACTTGCCCAACGAAAACCCAGCCTACAACAACAGTCTTGCACTGGACGCTTCAGGGAATCCGGCTGTTCTCGGTTGCTATGGCGGAAAGTACCAATTGAGACGTTTCGACGGAAATCAATGGGTTGGTGGCGGCGAGAATTCTCGCGCGGGTTGCGGGACGTACGAATCATTCCTGGCTAGCAACGGCTCGGGACGGTTGTTTGCCTTCTGGTCTAGCTCAGGAGTCGTTCAAGCTGCCGATGTTACGAATGCCAACTGGCAGCTCCTGGATCCGACGCCTTCATCGGGGAACCTCCGGGCAGGTTCTCTGACCGTTGGCCCAACGGGTATTCCCGTTATTGGATGGGCCGAAGACAATAAGACTATCCGAGTGCGACGACTCAATCGCTGA